In Bradysia coprophila strain Holo2 unplaced genomic scaffold, BU_Bcop_v1 contig_350, whole genome shotgun sequence, a genomic segment contains:
- the LOC119080077 gene encoding uncharacterized protein LOC119080077 isoform X1, whose protein sequence is MSSLEVTPNLSTSKRASILARSSSFQKLKCSATYQFHLAGSKLSKESLTQLFEKVITHSRTLMHVAFVVLALPTFKVFTMVMLWSLDLLAKVFGLNLVIEKQSSAKLQTNESGFLVRIRCTFANIKSTHDVPKHTFDDTIENRLKPELPEISNLLETITKFRLSKEQKQYGYLSICVYAGVAFAYLQLAVLIVALNVSSTPPGLIFLSLSLIFIGYIVFKILLKSVHNRSEPTSPPKPTSPERFRISRSSNRRYLEFHEKTLSKVKLL, encoded by the exons atgtcttcACTGGAAGTTACACCAAATTTGTCAACATCAAAACGTGCAAGCATTTTAGCTCGGAGCAGTTCGTTTCAGAAATTGAAGTGCTCTGCAAcatatcaatttcatttagcAG GCTCAAAGCTTTCCAAAGAATCGCTGACTCAATTGTTCGAAAAAGTTATAACACATTCCCGAACATTGATGCATGTAGCTTTCGTTGTGTTAG CTCTGCCTACTTTCAAAGTGTTTACAATGGTCATGCTGTGGTCACTGGATTTGCTGGCGAAAGTATTCGGTTTGAATCTTGTAATTGAG AAACAAAGCTCAGCAAAGCTCCAAACAAATGAAAGTGGATTTTTGGTCAGAATTCGCTGCACCTTCGCCAACATCAAGTCAACGCACGATGTGCCCAAGCACACATTCGATGACACCATTGAGAATCGATTAAAACCGGAACTGCCTGAGATCAGCAATCTACTCGAAACCATTACGAAATTCCGATTGAGTAAAGAGCAAAAACAGTATGGCTACTTGAGCATTTGTGTGTACGCTGGTGTAGCCTTTGCATACCTGCAGCTAGCCGTTTTAATTGTAGCACTGAATGTATCCTCAACACCGCCCGGATTGATTTTCCTGTCACTCAGTTTGATCTTCATCGGTTATATAGTGTTTAAG ATTTTGCTGAAATCGGTGCATAACCGAAGTGAACCAACATCACCCCCAAAGCCCACATCGCCGGAACGATTCCGAATCAGCCGATCCAGCAATCGTCGTTATTTGGAGTTTCACGAAAAGACGTTGAGCAAAGTAAAATTACTCTAA
- the LOC119080077 gene encoding uncharacterized protein LOC119080077 isoform X2 — protein MSSLEVTPNLSTSKRASILARSSSFQKLKCSATYQFHLAALPTFKVFTMVMLWSLDLLAKVFGLNLVIEKQSSAKLQTNESGFLVRIRCTFANIKSTHDVPKHTFDDTIENRLKPELPEISNLLETITKFRLSKEQKQYGYLSICVYAGVAFAYLQLAVLIVALNVSSTPPGLIFLSLSLIFIGYIVFKILLKSVHNRSEPTSPPKPTSPERFRISRSSNRRYLEFHEKTLSKVKLL, from the exons atgtcttcACTGGAAGTTACACCAAATTTGTCAACATCAAAACGTGCAAGCATTTTAGCTCGGAGCAGTTCGTTTCAGAAATTGAAGTGCTCTGCAAcatatcaatttcatttagcAG CTCTGCCTACTTTCAAAGTGTTTACAATGGTCATGCTGTGGTCACTGGATTTGCTGGCGAAAGTATTCGGTTTGAATCTTGTAATTGAG AAACAAAGCTCAGCAAAGCTCCAAACAAATGAAAGTGGATTTTTGGTCAGAATTCGCTGCACCTTCGCCAACATCAAGTCAACGCACGATGTGCCCAAGCACACATTCGATGACACCATTGAGAATCGATTAAAACCGGAACTGCCTGAGATCAGCAATCTACTCGAAACCATTACGAAATTCCGATTGAGTAAAGAGCAAAAACAGTATGGCTACTTGAGCATTTGTGTGTACGCTGGTGTAGCCTTTGCATACCTGCAGCTAGCCGTTTTAATTGTAGCACTGAATGTATCCTCAACACCGCCCGGATTGATTTTCCTGTCACTCAGTTTGATCTTCATCGGTTATATAGTGTTTAAG ATTTTGCTGAAATCGGTGCATAACCGAAGTGAACCAACATCACCCCCAAAGCCCACATCGCCGGAACGATTCCGAATCAGCCGATCCAGCAATCGTCGTTATTTGGAGTTTCACGAAAAGACGTTGAGCAAAGTAAAATTACTCTAA
- the LOC119080107 gene encoding uncharacterized protein LOC119080107: MKCTVNNIEKLGTGPNKKQAKRIAALKVLEAIKLEETTPKGGSQTDEPPVKRLKTSDRSEGADVLLAELVNSVAKAEAKVPPKANLIIDHCNLSTDSNEDDNSDQFSDGCAADDCDEISDTFDLYSTDSKSDSSGTSEDC; the protein is encoded by the exons atgaaatGTACGGTGAATAATATCGAAAAGCTGGGAACCGGTCCAAATAAGAAGCAAGCAAAGCGGATAGCCGCACTGAAAGTGTTGGAAGCAATTAAGCTGGAAGAAACGACACCGAAAGGCGGTTCTCAGACTGATGAACCACCAGTGAAACGATTAAAGACTTCTGATAGAAGTGAAGGCGCCGACGTTTTACTAGCAGAGTTAGTGAACAGTGTCGCTAAGGCAGAAGCGAAAG tgcCACCGAAGGCAAACCTGATCATTGACCATTGTAATTTGTCCACTGATTCTAACGAAGATGATAACAGTGATCAGTTTAGTGATGGATGTGCAGCCGATGATTGTGACGAAATCAGTGACACATTCGACTTGTACTCGACTGATTCGAAAAGTGATTCAAGTGGAACGTCAGAAGACTGTTAA
- the LOC119080095 gene encoding ERI1 exoribonuclease 2-like: MAEYLICLDFEATCYPSKNQRNKGWYQEIVDIGAALINLNDGDIESAFQCNVNTTEFFLTYGCKKKLGLDQDYLDGCPTLPSVLGRFCKWTKYLRDEHDLIMPWNSRSDYENTYFCTWSNMDLGYFLPNECSQKNISYANYLKYWINGQEIFNEYIFGRNAKLHDAADYVGTKIVGDAHGAADDAKTLAYLMHDIFDNNNVNFEVKSCR; this comes from the exons ATGGCTGAGTATTTGATTTGTCTTGACTTTGAGGCAACTTGTTACCCCTccaaaaatcaacgaaataaAGGATGGTATCAGGAAATCGTCG ATATCGGAGCCGCATTGATAAATCTGAATGACGGTGATATCGAAAGCGCATTTCAATGCAACGTAAATACAACTGAGTTCTTCCTAACCTATGGTTGCAAGAAAAAATTGGGTTTGGATCAAGACTATCTTGACGGTTGCCCCACGCTTCCATCTGTGCTCGGTCGTTTTTGTAAATGGACGAAATATCTTCGAGATGAGCATGATTTGATTATGCCATGGAACAGTCGTTCGGACTATGAAAACACGTACTTTTGCACATGGTCCAATATGGATTTGGGCTACTTTCTGCCGAACGAATGTagccaaaaaaacatttcctaTGCGAACTATTTGAAGTACTGGATAAATGGACAGGAAATATTTAAT GAATATATTTTCGGGAGAAATGCGAAACTTCATGACGCTGCAGACTATGTGGGAACAAAGATTGTTGGTGATGCACATGGTGCGGCCGATGATGCTAAGACTCTTGCGTATCTGATGCACGATATTTTCGACAATAATAACGTGAATTTCGAGGTGAAAAGTTGCCGTTAA